One region of Papaver somniferum cultivar HN1 unplaced genomic scaffold, ASM357369v1 unplaced-scaffold_131, whole genome shotgun sequence genomic DNA includes:
- the LOC113332348 gene encoding uncharacterized protein LOC113332348, with protein MDESSNSRAKKINELSRQLRNATIQIPTERRSVVSPQTINASVEEWSFAIIGKLMYKDKIDMRTIREEINSLWRGYRNKQIIVMGHNLMLVRLNNDEERDEVIRNGPWLVGEALFSIQKFVAGTQAKDYVFTYQEFNVQFKYLKLEHMNVTVIDEAIGFMGKKISTNPENYRPRYGNTVKARIEMNLKKPLYRGGWWKTLGEKDVWIRYHWDLQPKKICDKCFVIDHQEHNCMKYQYLLHLDSLTEEEYEAYMQEESDVYEPNEDERSISTNMNKEGLMDDLMEESRQAKRMRNSTLNQEPSMNPHDIHVTPPTNIETVTHANMNNNLNSEVVPLVSEANHPNPTSNSIEEAAQNCNGFADKETRNYAKDFNKMLDPDILFLQETKINSDKITRFTRPLNFLNIFYVPSIGRSRGICLLWKDGFELEIIYHDKNMIHCLVTSNPSKPTWLLSCVCGSPYPQESKAQLEFIKNVCENYDINAPWAPIGDLNLTLHDNERNNSNGSSSRSSKLAQTVLEEGFNDLGFHGNPYTCTSNKNGTWKIRTRLDRSLINSDWIIQFPDSFLRHLPFLGSDHCPILLDLSPKNLKFFECWLRDNSCKLEIEKAWSSSFNGSTGFNLDKRLPETRRSLSIWNRTIFGDIQTKIKDIQ; from the exons ATGGATGAAAGCTCAAACTCTCGTGCTAAAAAAATCAATGAGTTGTCTAGGCAACTCAGAAACGCAACCATTCAAATCCCAACTGAGAGAAGAAGTGTTGTATCTCCACAAACCATTAATGCTTCAGTGGAGGAGTGGTCTTTCGCTATTATAGGAAAACTCATGTACAAGGACAAGATAGATATGAGAACCATTCGAGAAGAGATCAACTCTTTGTGGAGGGGTTATAGGAATAAGCAAATCATAGTTATGGGTCACAATCTTATGCTGGTTAGATTGAACAATGATGAAGAGAGAGATGAAGTTATCAGAAATGGACCATGGTTAGTGGGTGAAGCTTTATTTTCCATTCAAAAGTTTGTCGCTGGCACACAGGCTAAGGATTATGTTTTTACATATCAAGAATTCAATGTCCAGTTCAAGTACCTAAAACTTGAGCACATGAATGTTACTGTCATTGATGAAGCTATTGGTTTTATGGGTAAAAAGATCTCAACAAATCCTGAAAATTACAGGCCAAGGTACGGAAACACTGTAAAAGCTAGAATTGAAATGAATCTCAAGAAACCTCTTTACAGAGGAGGCTGGTGGAAGACTTTGGGAGAGAAGGATGTTTGGATACGTTATCACTGGGACTTACAACCCAAGAAAATCTGTGACAAATGCTTTGTCATCGATCACCAAGAGCATAACTGCATGAAATACCAGTACTTGTTGCATCTCGACAGTCTAACTGAAGAGGAATATGAAGCATACATGCAGGAGGAAAGTGATGTGTATGAgccaaatgaagatgaaagaagCATATCCACTAATATGAATAAAGAAGGGCTTATGGATGATCTAATGGAAGAGTCAAGGCAGGCAAAGCGCATGAGAAACTCGACTCTCAATCAAGAACCATCAATGAATCCACATGATATTCATGTAACTCCACCAACAAACATTGAGACTGTTACCCATGCAAATATGAACAACAATTTAAACTCGGAAGTGGTTCCTCTGGTTTCAGAAGCAAATCATCCTAATCCCACAAGTAATTCCATTGAAGAAGCTGCTCAG AACTGCAATGGATTTGCAGACAAAGAAACTAGAAACTATGCCAAGGATTTTAATAAAATGCTAGACCCTGACATTCTTTTTcttcaagaaacaaaaataaactCGGATAAAATCACTAGGTTCACTAGACCTCTAAATTTTCTGAATATTTTCTATGTCCCATCCATTGGTAGATCTAGAGGAATTTGTTTATTGTGGAAAGATGGTTTTGAATTAGAGATTATCTATCATGACAAAAATATGATTCATTGTCTAGTTACTAGCAATCCTTCTAAACCTACTTGGCTTCTATCTTGTGTATGTGGTTCTCCCTATCCTCAAGAAAGCAAGGCTCAATTGGAGTTCATCAAAAATGTGTGTGAAAACTATGACATCAACGCTCCTTGGGCTCCCATTGGAGACCTAAATCTTACCTTACATGATAATGAAAGAAACAATAGCAATGGATCTTCTTCTAGATCCTCAAAACTAGCTCAAACTGTCCTAGAAGAAGGCTTCAATGATTTAGGCTTTCATGGAAACCCTTATACCTGTACCAGCAATAAGAATGGAACATGGAAAATTAGAACCAGATTGGATAGATCTCTTATAAACTCAGATTGGATTATTCAATTCCCTGACTCTTTTCTTAGGCATCTTCCCTTCTTAGGATCAGATCACTGTCCCATATTGTTAGACCTGTCTCCCAAAAATTTAAAATTCTTTGAATGCTGGTTACGTGACAACTCATGTAAGCTTGAAATTGAAAAAGCTTGGTCATCAAGTTTCAATGGGTCGACTGGTTTTAACTTGGACAAAAGGTTACCTGAAACAAGAAGATCTTTATCAATCTGGAACAGAACTATCTTTGGCGATATCCAAACAAAGATTAAGGACATACAgtag